A genome region from Chiroxiphia lanceolata isolate bChiLan1 chromosome 5, bChiLan1.pri, whole genome shotgun sequence includes the following:
- the LOC116787018 gene encoding histone H4, which translates to MSGRGKGGKGLGKGGAKRHRKVLRDNIQGITKPAIRRLARRGGVKRISGLIYEETRGVLKVFLENVIRDAVTYTEHAKRKTVTAMDVVYALKRQGRTLYGFGG; encoded by the coding sequence ATGTCTGGTCGAGGCAAGGGCGGGAAGGGGCTCGGCAAAGGCGGCGCCAAGCGCCACCGCAAGGTGCTGCGCGACAACATCCAGGGCATCACCAAGCCGGCCATCCGCCGCCTGGCTCGGCGCGGCGGCGTCAAGCGCATTTCGGGGCTCATCTACGAGGAGACGCGCGGCGTGCTGAAGGTCTTCCTGGAGAACGTCATCCGCGACGCCGTCACCTACACCGAGCACGCCAAGAGGAAGACGGTGACGGCCATGGACGTGGTCTACGCCCTCAAGCGCCAGGGACGCACCCTCTACGGCTTCGGCGGCTAA